The Lycium ferocissimum isolate CSIRO_LF1 chromosome 1, AGI_CSIRO_Lferr_CH_V1, whole genome shotgun sequence genome includes a region encoding these proteins:
- the LOC132049692 gene encoding uncharacterized protein LOC132049692 has protein sequence MESANISLRTLMFNDKIDTPNLGDFLRVKEDNTNNTTTTNNNNNLAGLTLGAVLSNKRECSSSSSSSFPVSSNRTLLDIIRDDPTNSNSRKNKKSWKHFRNKLRIKPDNISIDQQHNNNNPIVSHRLSPTYPEELPVENFGQPENAGEEINEPVRMSLIALLTENDGDGSAYMIGDEDEEEDEDNDDDDGDEVAGVDVGVGVGVGAGGEYNNCCVCMVRHKGAAFIPCGHTFCRLCSRELWVQRGNCPLCNNFILEVLDIF, from the coding sequence ATGGAAAGCGCCAATATTAGTCTAAGAACATTGATGTTCAATGATAAAATTGATACCCCAAACCTTGGAGATTTTCTTAGAGTCAAAGaagacaacaccaacaacaccaccaccaccaacaacaataataatcttGCAGGTCTTACGTTAGGTGCTGTATTGAGCAACAAACGAgaatgttcttcttcttcttcttcttctttccctgTCAGCTCCAATAGAACTCTTCTTGACATCATTCGAGATGATCCCACCAACAGCAATAGcagaaaaaacaagaaatctTGGAAACATTTCAGAAACAAACTACGTATCAAACCTGACAACATTTCCATTGATCAAcaacataataacaacaatccCATAGTGTCTCATAGGTTGTCCCCTACATATCCTGAAGAACTTCCTGTTGAAAACTTTGGTCAACCTGAGAATGCTGGAGAAGAAATTAATGAACCTGTGAGAATGTCATTAATCGCGTTGTTAACAGAGAATGATGGAGATGGTTCAGCTTATATGATTGGAGAtgaagacgaagaagaagatgaagataatgacgatgatgatggtgatgaagttgctggtgttgatgttggtgtCGGTGTCGGTGTCGGTGCTGGAGGAGAATATAATAATtgttgtgtgtgtatggtgAGACATAAAGGTGCTGCATTTATACCATGTGGACATACATTTTGCAGGTTGTGTTCAAGGGAACTTTGGGTTCAAAGGGGTAATTGTCCACTCTGCAACAATTTCATACTAGAAGTTCTCGACATTTTCtga